Proteins encoded by one window of Epinephelus moara isolate mb chromosome 18, YSFRI_EMoa_1.0, whole genome shotgun sequence:
- the atf4b gene encoding activating transcription factor 4b translates to MTMTMTSSQFGLEDMEALLWGPFSPTADAMSLLSSHPDQGDQQEGGGTSLEGDTSPVSPLTSSSLSSSSSPPPFYSPPPSPPAILLQGDKAGTESDLLSLPWMGHPGYLRQAVSDDVKEDVFGDLDWMAEKVDLSEFDLDSLIGCNSAEESPSSPEDLLASLDCPMELDSLPMPALSTPVLSSPPSVTRPSIPPPPSTPPTVCSVPSVIPVDEPESCIDDQDVPCLPMCVPEPQEELEIKSEPASPDPPSPEVDSPASPAYTLDLGSEVDVSESEVKPVVASVVPPVPRLVLSLSPTRIVLVLAPKDEIGITTTTVTTTPQIIHSPPASPPQKSSRSRPYPEPAFKPSPPSTSATSVKVKSLRGADGEERASFKAPKAKKLKKMEQNKTAATRYRQKKKAEQESLLEEYTHLERKNMKLREKAESMAREIEYLKELMDEVRQARTKKGLSADP, encoded by the exons ATGACCATGACGATGACAAGCTCACAGTTTGGCCTGGAAGACATGGAGGCCCTTCTCTGGGGACCTTTCTCTCCCACGGCTGACGCCATGAGCCTCCTATCTTCACACCCTGACCAAGGAGATcaacaggaaggaggagggacCTCGTTGGAGGGGGACACCTCGCCCGTGTCGCCCCTCACCTCCTCATCgctgtcctcttcctcctctcctcctcccttctaCTCTCCTCCTCCCTCGCCGCCAGCCATCCTCCTCCAGGGGGACAAAGCTGGGACGGAATCTGACCTGCTCTCCCTCCCCTGGATGGGCCACCCTGGTTACCTGAGACAGGCAGTCTCAGATGACGTCAAAG AGGATGTGTTTGGTGACCTGGACTGGATGGCTGAGAAGGTGGATCTGAGCGAGTTTGATCTGGACTCCCTGATTGGCTGCAATTCTGCTGAAGAGTCCCCCAGCTCTCCAGAAGACCTCCTAGCCTCCCTGGATTGCCCCATGGAGCTCGACTCCCTCCCAATGCCCGCTCTCTCAACTCCTGTGCTCTCCAGTCCTCCCTCTGTTACTCGTCCAAGCATACCTCCCCCTCCCTCTACTCCTCCCACTGTCTGTTCAGTTCCTTCAGTCATTCCAGTTGATGAACCCGAATCCTGCATTGATGACCAGGATGTTCCCTGCCTTCCCATGTGTGTCCCAGAgccacaggaggagctggaaatcAAATCTGAGCCCGCCTCTCCAGACCCACCTTCCCCCGAGGTCGATTCTCCCGCCTCCCCAGCCTACACCCTGGACCTGGGCAGCGAAGTGGACGTCTCAGAGAGCGAGGTGAAGCCGGTGGTAGCCTCTGTCGTCCCTCCTGTCCCCAGGCTCGTGCTCTCCCTTTCCCCCACCCGCATCGTCCTTGTGCTGGCTCCCAAAGATGAAATTGGtatcaccaccaccactgtaaccaccacaccacagatCATTCATTCCCCTCCCGCCTCCCCTCCACAGAAGTCTTCCAGAAGCAGACCGTACCCCGAGCCTGCATTTAAACCTAGTCCACCATCTACCAGTGCCACCAGTGTCAAAGTCAAGTCCCTGCGGGGTGCAGATGGAGAGGAAAGGGCATCTTTCAAGGCACCGAAGGCGAAGAAACTGAAGAAGATGGAGCAGAATAAGACGGCTGCCACGCGTTACAGgcagaagaagaaagcagagcAGGAGTCCCTTCTGGAGGAGTACACACACCTGGAGAGGAAGAACATGAAGCTGAGGGAGAAGGCTGAGTCCATGGCCAGGGAGATCGAGTACCTCAAAGAGCTGATGGATGAAGTCCGCCAGGCCAGGACCAAAAAAGGTCTGAGTGCTGACCCCTAG